TCCTAATGAAGGTTTCGAACACACCGATGTAACGAATTCACCGCCCCGGCTACACGGTGGACTGGCTTGCCCGGACGTAGTCCTCGACTCAGGGTCGAGAACGAAGCCTGGTGGGCCGCCCGGGACTCGATCACGGCGAGAGGCAGCGGCTCATGGCTCAGGCCGCGGGGCGGATGGTCGGAGGCGGCCTAGAGCCATCCGCTGATTCCGACGGGACGCCGCGGCCGAAGGCCGCGAGCAACGCGATCACGTCACGAGAGCGTTGGAGGGAGGGAGGTGTTGAAGCCAGTGGTGGGCCGCCCGGGACTCGAACCCGGGACCACCGGATTAAAAGTCCGATGCTCTACCAACTGAGCTAACGGCCCACTCGGGAAGCACAAAATAGTCCTTCGGGCGCTGAAAGACAAGGGCGTCCGCGATAGTCAGGGGTTGATGATCGACCGGAGCTGACGCGCGAGATCCGACTCCCCGCGCACGAGGGTCTCTTCGCGGCGCGGCCCGGTGGAGACGATGACCGCCGGAGCACCGATCTTTTCTTCGAGGAAGGCAAGATAGCTCCTGGCTTCGGCTGGCAGGTTGTCTTCGGAGATAACGCCCTCGGTCGGGGTGCTCCAGCCCGGGTGCTCCTCGTAGATCGGCTCGACAGCCTCGGCCAGCTCGGCGTCGGCCGGGAAGGTGTCGAGGGTGGAGCCGTCCGGAAGACGGTAGCCGGTCGCCACCTTGACCGTTTCGAGTCCGTCGAGCACGTCGAGCTTGGTGACGGCGACGGCATCGATGCCGGCGACCTCGACCGCGTAGCGGGCGGCAACGGCATCGAACCATCCACAGCGGCGCGGTCGTCCGGTGGTCGTGCCGTACTCGACACCGCGCTCGCGCATGCGCTCGCCGGTGGCATCCTCGAGCTCGGTCGGGAAGGGACCGGAGCCGACGCGGGTGGCGTAGGCCTTCATGACGCCGATGGCCGGGCCGAGGAGCCTGGGCGCGATACCGCAGGATGCTGCCGCGAAGCCCGGCAGGCACGATGACGAGGTGACGAAGGGATATGTGCCCCACGCGAGGTCGAGCATCACCCCCTGCGCACCCTCGAAGAGGACACCCTCGCCGACTTCCTGGTGGCGGCGCAGGGCGGGGCCCACCTCGTCGATCATCGGCGCGAGGCGCCGGGCCGCGGCCTCGAGCTCTGCGACGGCTCGATCGAGATCGACCGG
This sequence is a window from Acidobacteriota bacterium. Protein-coding genes within it:
- a CDS encoding adenylosuccinate synthase, giving the protein MGTQSLMVIGGQWGDEGKGKVVDLLSSDFAAVVRYNGGNNAGHTVRFADRKFALHLVPSGIIHNGVTCYLGSGMVVDPSGLVAEMDTLVGEGVEIDGRIKLSPRATLILPTHKALDSAREGTLGAGKIGTTGRGIGPAYQDRAQRRGLRAHILADGSRLRGRAVALMEQHNRELEILFGAEPVDLDRAVAELEAAARRLAPMIDEVGPALRRHQEVGEGVLFEGAQGVMLDLAWGTYPFVTSSSCLPGFAAASCGIAPRLLGPAIGVMKAYATRVGSGPFPTELEDATGERMRERGVEYGTTTGRPRRCGWFDAVAARYAVEVAGIDAVAVTKLDVLDGLETVKVATGYRLPDGSTLDTFPADAELAEAVEPIYEEHPGWSTPTEGVISEDNLPAEARSYLAFLEEKIGAPAVIVSTGPRREETLVRGESDLARQLRSIINP